A section of the Virgibacillus sp. NKC19-3 genome encodes:
- a CDS encoding spore coat protein gives MDQESAEIIWVKESCNITVNSTDTQAGISLQAGLQLAITLVLSITLGDSNRGEAVSNELMQNFNAEQINKQKVFICNSKDINVTTTDTDLVINIQVLLQLLLALVVIVDIL, from the coding sequence ATGGATCAAGAATCCGCCGAGATAATCTGGGTGAAAGAATCATGCAATATCACGGTTAACTCAACTGACACACAAGCAGGGATCTCCCTTCAAGCAGGCCTGCAATTAGCGATTACCTTGGTTCTTAGTATAACCCTTGGAGATAGTAATCGGGGAGAAGCTGTGAGCAACGAGCTCATGCAGAATTTTAATGCTGAACAAATAAATAAACAAAAGGTATTCATCTGTAATTCCAAAGACATTAATGTAACCACTACAGACACAGATTTGGTCATCAATATTCAGGTTTTACTGCAATTACTACTGGCACTAGTAGTAATCGTTGATATTTTATAA
- a CDS encoding SHOCT domain-containing protein has protein sequence MATEYVIRIILSIIILIVIMIILHRFRVNKGQTPPSDSLEIMEKRLEKGEITQKEYDKAKRRRGK, from the coding sequence ATGGCAACAGAATATGTTATCCGTATCATTTTGTCGATTATCATTCTAATCGTTATCATGATTATCCTTCACCGTTTCAGGGTGAATAAAGGCCAAACGCCTCCAAGTGATTCACTTGAAATAATGGAGAAACGATTGGAAAAAGGAGAAATAACACAAAAGGAATATGATAAAGCGAAAAGAAGGCGGGGGAAATAA
- a CDS encoding DUF2642 domain-containing protein, with translation MANLTSNQRNNLLRLINQLSQTNNSGMSENFSIDLPGFSADAGMNLNFGFNHGTDTPPSTPTTIREVLLNLTNEQVEVFVPFGTVTGTLLTVKDDYIVIVEASGAQVLVRIDNIELVSEL, from the coding sequence TTGGCAAATCTAACAAGTAACCAAAGAAATAATTTATTGAGATTAATAAATCAACTATCTCAAACGAATAATAGTGGAATGAGCGAGAATTTTTCCATTGATTTACCAGGTTTTAGTGCCGATGCAGGGATGAATTTAAACTTTGGTTTTAACCACGGAACGGATACACCACCAAGCACGCCAACCACTATTCGGGAAGTGTTATTAAATTTAACAAATGAACAAGTGGAAGTTTTTGTTCCTTTTGGTACAGTAACCGGAACCTTACTCACTGTGAAAGACGATTATATAGTTATTGTTGAAGCATCTGGAGCACAGGTACTGGTTCGGATAGATAATATTGAACTCGTCAGTGAATTGTAA
- a CDS encoding glycosyltransferase family 4 protein produces the protein MKILLVPGGPGWAFDHRAKDLLSLRFSTIQFELKYVNKVKTADQFAFDIIYPMSINIAKKLHERTGIPYKRMATGITSVRVMEKYMLEGSKIPPFIHAFRGINTASDEIIQQFKNELSIYKTRVGINEKQFKPRATKKGTDEFVVGWVGRTDQHDYRKLKGYDIALAALKDLPVTFQTRTFKHKVPREEMVNFYQGLDCFICSSSSEHIPLPVLEAASCGVPVISTKVGIVPELITNNKNGLIVPRKSAAFREAVENLIDNPKMRRNISKNSRKTVLSAWTLEKCKSEWESFFLSLR, from the coding sequence ATGAAAATATTACTGGTTCCAGGAGGCCCCGGATGGGCTTTTGATCACCGGGCAAAGGATTTGTTATCCCTCCGCTTTTCAACTATACAGTTTGAATTGAAGTATGTGAACAAGGTAAAAACAGCTGATCAGTTTGCGTTCGACATCATCTATCCCATGTCTATAAACATTGCAAAAAAGTTACATGAAAGAACCGGAATTCCTTACAAGCGAATGGCTACAGGGATTACTTCCGTTCGGGTGATGGAGAAGTATATGCTGGAAGGCAGTAAAATCCCTCCCTTCATCCATGCGTTTCGAGGGATAAATACGGCATCAGATGAAATCATACAGCAATTTAAAAACGAATTGTCTATTTATAAAACAAGGGTTGGCATTAATGAAAAACAGTTCAAGCCGCGAGCAACGAAAAAGGGTACAGATGAATTTGTTGTTGGTTGGGTGGGGAGAACGGATCAACACGATTATCGAAAATTGAAAGGCTATGATATCGCATTAGCCGCATTAAAGGATTTACCTGTTACTTTCCAGACCAGAACTTTCAAACATAAGGTCCCAAGAGAAGAGATGGTGAATTTTTATCAAGGCCTTGACTGCTTCATTTGTTCCAGCTCTTCTGAACACATTCCCTTGCCTGTATTGGAGGCTGCCTCCTGTGGTGTTCCGGTCATTTCTACAAAGGTAGGGATTGTTCCTGAATTGATTACAAACAACAAAAACGGACTCATCGTTCCTAGAAAGTCAGCTGCATTTAGGGAGGCCGTAGAAAACTTGATCGACAACCCCAAAATGAGAAGGAATATATCAAAAAATAGTAGAAAAACGGTTTTATCTGCCTGGACATTGGAGAAGTGTAAAAGTGAATGGGAAAGCTTTTTCCTATCTTTAAGGTGA
- a CDS encoding spore coat protein: protein MADDSSKQQAVPDQVIQLMIQDILRKNGVQPEEVKRNIPDEQKQALRKMVEDLQKQVEQFNKGEKNTNKSSE from the coding sequence ATGGCCGATGATTCTTCTAAACAGCAAGCAGTCCCCGATCAGGTAATTCAACTAATGATCCAAGATATATTAAGGAAGAATGGCGTTCAACCGGAAGAAGTGAAAAGAAATATACCAGATGAACAGAAACAGGCGCTAAGGAAGATGGTTGAAGATTTGCAAAAACAGGTTGAACAATTCAATAAAGGGGAGAAAAATACGAATAAGTCAAGTGAATGA
- a CDS encoding spore coat protein: MTKLKEWRALDHCDDVEDNAPADQEGEQTVSTEQVSDEWIIIKDSEGVDVVTTDTKAAVSLQLGIQAAIAAVISISIADADQADRITQDLNQISRTRQSNRQKTIVEKSKNVEITTTDTDIAVNIQLLIQVLVAIVVSLDIL, translated from the coding sequence ATGACGAAACTTAAGGAATGGCGTGCGCTGGATCACTGTGACGATGTAGAAGATAATGCTCCTGCAGATCAGGAAGGCGAACAAACTGTATCTACTGAACAAGTATCTGATGAATGGATTATCATTAAAGATTCCGAGGGTGTCGATGTTGTAACAACAGACACAAAAGCAGCAGTCTCCTTACAACTCGGAATTCAAGCGGCAATTGCAGCTGTTATCAGTATTTCCATTGCAGATGCGGACCAGGCGGACAGGATTACGCAAGATCTCAATCAGATTAGTAGAACAAGGCAAAGCAATCGCCAAAAAACAATTGTTGAAAAATCAAAAAACGTTGAAATCACCACAACAGATACAGATATAGCAGTAAACATCCAATTATTGATCCAAGTTCTTGTTGCTATTGTTGTTAGCTTAGACATCCTGTAA